In one window of Cellulophaga sp. HaHa_2_95 DNA:
- the pgi gene encoding glucose-6-phosphate isomerase has translation MALQNINPTSTEAWKQLTAHFNANKNQEIKEYFTSDATRAEKFTIEWNDFLVDFSKNRLSKETLDLLLNLAEELKLKDAIGKYFEGDIINETEGRAVLHTVLRAKKTDSVLVDGENVVPEVYEVKEKIKAFTASIISGDKKGFSGKKFTDVVNIGIGGSDLGPAMVVEALKFYGNHLKMHFVSNVDGDHVYETLRHLDPETTLFVVVSKTFTTQETLSNATTIKKWFLKHATQADVAKHFAAVSTNTEKISEFGIASENVFPMWDWVGGRFSLWSAVGLSIALAVGFDNFDALLEGANEMDDHFKEEDFDQNIPVVLALISVWYNNFYGAETEAIIPYTQYLSRFSAYLQQGIMESNGKSVDRAGNPVTYQTGTIIWGEPGTNSQHAFFQLIHQGTKVIPTDFIGYRNSLHGDTDHHNKLMANFFAQTEALMNGKEAAEVKKELEEKGMGEKLLDKLLPFKVFQGNNPTNTLLIDKLTPKSLGALIAMYEHKIFVQGVIWNIFSYDQWGVELGKQLATTILKDIENSEIANHDSSTLNLLHNFKK, from the coding sequence ATGGCACTACAAAATATAAACCCAACAAGTACAGAAGCATGGAAGCAATTAACAGCTCATTTCAATGCTAATAAGAATCAAGAGATAAAAGAATATTTTACATCAGATGCTACCCGTGCTGAGAAGTTTACTATTGAGTGGAATGATTTTTTAGTTGATTTTTCAAAAAATAGACTATCTAAAGAAACCTTAGATTTACTTCTTAATTTAGCGGAAGAGTTGAAGTTAAAAGATGCTATAGGTAAATATTTTGAAGGCGATATTATAAATGAAACAGAAGGTAGAGCTGTACTTCATACGGTTTTGAGAGCCAAGAAAACAGATTCAGTTTTGGTTGATGGTGAAAATGTAGTGCCAGAGGTTTATGAGGTTAAAGAAAAAATAAAGGCATTTACAGCGTCTATTATATCAGGAGATAAAAAAGGATTTTCCGGTAAGAAGTTTACAGATGTTGTTAATATAGGTATTGGTGGTTCAGATTTGGGACCTGCCATGGTTGTAGAGGCATTGAAGTTTTATGGCAACCATTTAAAAATGCATTTCGTAAGCAATGTAGATGGTGATCATGTGTATGAAACGTTACGTCATTTAGATCCCGAAACTACGTTGTTTGTGGTGGTTTCAAAAACTTTTACAACACAAGAAACTTTAAGTAATGCAACCACCATTAAAAAGTGGTTTTTAAAGCATGCAACACAAGCTGATGTTGCGAAACATTTTGCTGCAGTTTCTACAAATACGGAGAAGATTTCGGAATTTGGAATAGCTTCTGAGAATGTATTTCCTATGTGGGACTGGGTTGGTGGTCGTTTTTCATTGTGGAGTGCGGTAGGTTTATCTATTGCTTTGGCGGTAGGTTTCGATAATTTCGATGCTTTATTGGAAGGTGCTAACGAGATGGATGATCATTTTAAAGAAGAAGATTTTGATCAAAACATTCCAGTGGTATTAGCATTAATAAGTGTTTGGTATAATAATTTTTATGGTGCTGAAACGGAAGCTATCATTCCTTACACGCAATACCTAAGTCGTTTTTCTGCTTATTTACAACAAGGTATAATGGAGAGTAACGGTAAAAGTGTAGATAGAGCAGGTAATCCTGTAACTTATCAAACGGGTACAATTATTTGGGGAGAACCAGGCACAAATTCTCAGCATGCATTTTTTCAGTTAATACATCAGGGTACAAAAGTAATCCCAACAGATTTTATTGGATATAGAAATTCACTTCACGGTGATACGGATCATCATAATAAGCTAATGGCCAACTTTTTTGCTCAAACAGAAGCTTTGATGAATGGTAAGGAAGCTGCTGAGGTAAAGAAAGAGTTGGAGGAAAAAGGAATGGGGGAAAAATTATTAGATAAATTACTCCCTTTTAAAGTTTTTCAAGGTAATAATCCAACAAATACACTTTTGATAGATAAGCTAACTCCTAAGAGTTTGGGAGCATTAATAGCAATGTACGAGCATAAAATATTCGTCCAAGGTGTTATTTGGAACATATTTAGTTATGATCAATGGGGTGTAGAACTTGGAAAACAATTAGCAACTACAATTCTTAAGGATATTGAGAATTCCGAAATTGCTAATCATGATTCATCAACATTAAATCTTTTGCATAATTTTAAGAAATAA
- a CDS encoding DUF3108 domain-containing protein, with the protein MKKFLLLIFVIAIGAVHAQEKSEPFKSGEWLKFRIHYGIFNASSATLHLTNDNVNGKSVYKVRGEGKTTGAARVFYKVDDVYESYFDKEDGRPYKFVRKIDEGGYTKDIEINFDYNKKKAELNDKKNAKKENFTITNKVQDLISAFYYIRKNYDFNDLTEGEFIKLDMLYDDDGVYQFKLKYVGIDTLKTKYGKVACLKFRPYVQSGRVFKEEESLSLWVSNDDNKIPIRIKADIAVGSIKADLDGYNGLNNQFKIIMD; encoded by the coding sequence ATGAAAAAATTTTTACTACTCATATTCGTTATAGCAATTGGTGCAGTTCATGCGCAAGAGAAAAGTGAACCCTTCAAATCTGGAGAATGGCTAAAGTTTCGTATTCATTACGGTATTTTTAATGCAAGTAGTGCCACACTTCACCTCACCAACGATAATGTGAACGGGAAAAGCGTCTATAAAGTTCGTGGAGAAGGTAAGACAACCGGAGCAGCGAGAGTTTTTTATAAGGTAGACGATGTTTATGAGAGTTACTTTGATAAAGAAGATGGTAGGCCTTATAAATTTGTTCGTAAAATAGATGAAGGAGGTTATACTAAAGATATTGAAATCAATTTCGATTACAATAAGAAAAAAGCCGAGTTAAATGATAAGAAGAATGCGAAAAAAGAAAACTTTACGATAACAAATAAGGTTCAGGATTTAATTTCAGCTTTTTATTATATCAGAAAAAATTATGACTTCAATGACCTTACAGAAGGTGAGTTTATTAAATTAGATATGTTATATGATGATGATGGAGTATATCAGTTTAAATTAAAGTATGTGGGTATAGATACCCTAAAAACAAAATATGGTAAAGTAGCTTGTTTAAAGTTTAGACCATATGTGCAATCTGGTCGTGTTTTTAAAGAAGAAGAAAGTTTGTCTTTATGGGTTTCCAATGATGATAATAAAATTCCAATTCGGATCAAAGCAGATATTGCTGTTGGTTCTATTAAGGCAGATTTAGATGGGTATAATGGTTTAAATAACCAGTTTAAAATTATAATGGATTAA
- a CDS encoding tryptophan 2,3-dioxygenase family protein, which translates to MKSKEDIDLQISKLEEKYKNSGQDLSSYLDGLLYQRYLTYWDYIHLDTLLSLQIPRTHFPDEEIFIMYHQITELYFKLILHEQKQLVDDKTQEVDFFIEKANRINSYYRVLISSFSIMINGMEREQFLQYRMALLPASGFQSAQYRMIEIYATSMENLVHQTERANFSSENEIEELYEHIYWKKGATDKATGEKTLTLKQFEYRYTPRLIRIANQVKDSSIYAKYLQLPEKDKQNESLIKALKELDINANVNWPLMHMGSAYRYLAKDKKPIDATGGTNWKEYLPPSFQKVVFFPELYSKDELNDWGKQWVDHIFNPEKSTH; encoded by the coding sequence TTGAAAAGTAAAGAAGATATCGATCTGCAAATTTCGAAGCTTGAAGAAAAGTATAAGAATTCTGGTCAAGATTTAAGTTCCTATTTAGATGGTCTTCTTTATCAACGCTACTTAACATACTGGGATTATATACATTTAGATACGCTTCTAAGTCTTCAAATACCAAGAACGCACTTTCCTGATGAAGAAATATTCATCATGTATCATCAAATTACAGAATTATATTTTAAGCTTATACTTCATGAGCAAAAACAATTAGTAGATGATAAAACACAAGAGGTAGATTTCTTTATTGAAAAAGCTAATAGAATAAACAGTTACTACAGGGTGCTTATTTCGTCATTCAGTATTATGATAAATGGGATGGAGCGAGAGCAGTTCTTGCAATATAGAATGGCGCTACTACCTGCAAGTGGTTTTCAATCGGCACAATACAGGATGATTGAGATTTATGCCACTTCTATGGAGAATCTGGTGCACCAAACAGAGCGAGCTAATTTTTCTTCAGAGAATGAAATAGAAGAACTTTACGAACATATTTATTGGAAAAAAGGAGCTACAGATAAAGCTACTGGAGAAAAAACCTTAACGCTAAAGCAATTTGAATATAGGTACACGCCTAGATTAATTCGCATTGCTAATCAAGTAAAAGATAGTAGTATCTATGCCAAATATCTTCAGCTTCCAGAAAAGGACAAACAGAATGAATCTTTGATTAAGGCGTTGAAAGAACTAGATATTAATGCTAATGTTAATTGGCCATTAATGCATATGGGTTCTGCATACCGTTACCTTGCTAAGGATAAGAAACCAATTGATGCAACAGGAGGAACAAATTGGAAAGAGTATTTGCCTCCAAGTTTCCAGAAAGTTGTGTTTTTTCCCGAGTTATATTCTAAAGATGAGTTAAATGATTGGGGAAAACAATGGGTAGACCATATCTTTAACCCTGAAAAAAGCACACATTGA
- a CDS encoding peptidoglycan DD-metalloendopeptidase family protein: MQKICLIILACLFLSSCGDEKKEKDTVEKVEVIEKPIVEAYGFNLEDFVVLKDTVRNGDSFGDLMIKNKVDYQKIFKISTEFKDTFDVRKIKIGKPYAILKSKDTSEIAQYFIYEDDRINYTVVDLRDSVIAYHGKKNVKYVERVASGVINSNLSTAINEQGIDYMVTNNLSEIYAWSIDFFRLQKGDKFKVLYKEKYINDSIYAGAEPIEAAFFEHNGESFYAFSYETDSVNNISEYYNEQAKNLRRAFLKAPVEFSRISSRYNLNRRIAYYGYKVRPHKGTDYAAPIGTPILATANGTVIESTRRGGNGKYVKIEHNSTYSTQYLHMKNQNVKKGQYVKQGDVIGWIGMTGNTGGPHVCYRFWKNGKQVDPLREKLPVAEPIVDSLRGRYLEFISPIKAKLDSVPYTEVKIQEEVKEQQPLTLK, encoded by the coding sequence ATGCAGAAGATTTGTTTGATTATATTGGCTTGCCTTTTTTTAAGCTCATGCGGAGATGAAAAAAAAGAAAAAGATACAGTAGAGAAAGTAGAAGTGATAGAAAAGCCTATTGTTGAGGCTTACGGTTTTAATTTAGAAGATTTTGTTGTTTTAAAAGATACGGTCCGTAATGGAGATAGTTTTGGAGACCTTATGATTAAAAACAAGGTAGACTATCAGAAAATTTTTAAAATATCTACGGAATTCAAAGACACTTTTGATGTGCGTAAAATTAAAATTGGAAAGCCATATGCAATTTTAAAATCTAAGGATACCTCAGAAATTGCTCAATATTTTATTTATGAAGATGACCGAATTAATTATACAGTGGTTGATTTGAGAGATTCTGTTATTGCCTATCATGGTAAGAAAAATGTAAAGTATGTAGAAAGGGTAGCATCTGGTGTTATTAATTCTAATTTGTCTACTGCTATAAACGAACAAGGTATCGATTATATGGTTACAAATAATTTATCTGAAATCTATGCTTGGTCTATCGATTTTTTTAGACTTCAAAAAGGAGATAAATTTAAAGTATTGTATAAAGAGAAATATATAAATGATAGTATTTATGCAGGAGCAGAGCCAATAGAAGCTGCTTTTTTTGAGCACAATGGTGAGTCTTTTTATGCATTTTCGTATGAAACAGATTCGGTGAATAACATATCGGAATATTATAATGAACAGGCTAAAAATTTAAGAAGAGCTTTTTTAAAAGCACCAGTGGAGTTTAGTAGGATTTCTTCTCGTTATAATTTAAATAGAAGAATAGCCTACTATGGTTATAAAGTTAGGCCACACAAGGGTACAGATTATGCTGCTCCTATTGGGACGCCTATTCTAGCTACGGCCAACGGTACAGTTATAGAGTCAACCAGAAGAGGTGGTAATGGTAAGTATGTTAAAATAGAACACAATAGCACCTATAGCACCCAATACCTGCATATGAAAAATCAAAATGTTAAGAAAGGTCAATATGTGAAACAGGGAGATGTAATAGGTTGGATTGGGATGACAGGTAATACCGGAGGGCCTCATGTATGCTATCGTTTTTGGAAAAATGGAAAACAAGTGGATCCACTAAGAGAAAAGTTACCAGTAGCAGAGCCAATTGTTGATTCATTAAGAGGACGATATTTAGAATTTATAAGTCCAATTAAGGCAAAATTGGATAGCGTACCTTATACAGAAGTAAAAATACAAGAAGAAGTAAAAGAACAACAACCTTTAACACTTAAATAA